From a region of the Halanaerobium hydrogeniformans genome:
- a CDS encoding potassium channel family protein, producing MYIIIAGGGIAGSNLTKNLVNDHDVIVIEKDQQVAERVYSRYGAVTVLGNATRIDILKEAGIEKCDVAIAVMRNDADNLSFSLLAKNFGVKKILVRMREPQYKSAYKMAGATNIAATMELIVDRFITDIEEPDVRKVASLGDGKAEVSILTIPKESKISGKKISEIVSQENFPENCIIAGIFDKEMDRYIVPRGNREIFAGNQVFLVASKTDMEKAANFLLEK from the coding sequence ATGTACATAATAATAGCAGGTGGAGGAATAGCGGGTAGTAACTTAACAAAAAATCTGGTTAATGATCATGATGTAATTGTTATTGAAAAAGATCAGCAGGTAGCAGAGAGGGTTTACAGCCGTTATGGAGCTGTTACCGTATTGGGTAATGCAACAAGGATCGATATTTTAAAAGAAGCAGGTATAGAAAAATGTGATGTGGCAATCGCTGTTATGAGAAATGATGCGGATAACCTTTCTTTTTCACTCCTGGCTAAAAATTTTGGGGTAAAAAAGATCTTGGTCAGAATGCGAGAACCACAGTATAAGAGTGCCTATAAAATGGCTGGTGCAACAAATATAGCAGCAACTATGGAGTTGATTGTTGATAGATTTATAACTGATATTGAAGAACCTGATGTGCGAAAAGTTGCTTCACTTGGTGATGGAAAAGCTGAGGTATCTATTTTAACTATTCCTAAAGAGTCAAAAATATCAGGTAAAAAAATATCGGAAATAGTTAGCCAGGAAAACTTTCCAGAAAATTGTATAATAGCTGGAATTTTTGATAAAGAAATGGACCGTTACATAGTTCCCCGAGGTAACAGAGAGATCTTTGCCGGTAATCAGGTCTTTTTAGTAGCCTCTAAAACTGATATGGAAAAAGCAGCAAATTTTTTGCTTGAAAAATAG
- a CDS encoding SIMPL domain-containing protein, protein MNRNAGLFLVFLALILLSVLVINGLYFNTNDEVVAPEEVVEERVEEDYITTSLSISQQKEFDPEIVDVVLGFENEDQEQSVAVRENNEIVSALMDILEEEDLESLETQYFRVYPFTRYEDEERVTYYRVSNQLKFRTEHLEELPVLLGRLLEAGANRVVSLDYRLRNNEAALDEVTAMALDSLKSKSAFIAQNLDKEDYRITKLNMGRQDIYGADMLQSVGRRSAEADSMEVPVKEEKVNISVSLSAEVELY, encoded by the coding sequence ATGAACAGAAATGCTGGTTTATTTTTAGTTTTTTTAGCTTTAATACTGCTTTCGGTTTTGGTTATCAACGGTTTGTATTTTAATACTAATGATGAGGTTGTTGCTCCAGAAGAAGTGGTAGAAGAAAGGGTAGAGGAAGACTATATAACAACAAGTTTAAGTATTTCTCAACAAAAAGAATTTGATCCAGAAATAGTTGATGTAGTGCTCGGTTTTGAAAATGAAGACCAGGAACAATCAGTGGCTGTTAGAGAAAACAATGAAATTGTAAGTGCTCTAATGGATATTTTAGAAGAGGAAGATCTTGAAAGTTTAGAAACTCAATATTTTAGGGTTTATCCATTTACTCGCTACGAAGATGAAGAAAGAGTAACATATTACAGAGTTTCTAACCAATTAAAATTTAGAACTGAACACTTAGAAGAACTGCCGGTATTATTAGGCAGATTGCTTGAAGCAGGAGCAAATAGGGTGGTAAGTTTAGATTATAGGTTAAGAAACAATGAGGCTGCCCTTGATGAAGTAACTGCAATGGCTTTAGACAGTCTGAAAAGTAAATCAGCCTTTATTGCTCAAAATTTAGATAAAGAAGATTATAGAATTACCAAATTAAATATGGGTCGTCAGGATATTTATGGTGCTGATATGCTTCAATCTGTTGGAAGAAGAAGTGCAGAAGCGGACTCGATGGAAGTACCGGTTAAGGAAGAAAAAGTCAATATAAGTGTATCTCTATCTGCAGAAGTAGAATTATATTAA